Proteins encoded in a region of the Planctomicrobium piriforme genome:
- the bioF gene encoding 8-amino-7-oxononanoate synthase, translating to MIDDSNSAWISELATELAGLDEQGRRRVRREVLPLPGGRCSIHGKTLWNFAANDYLGIADDPRLRDAAIAAIQTAGLGARASALVTGRTPWHAQLEERLARFKRAEAAILFPTGYAANVGTIAALVGSDDVVLCDRLNHASLIDGCRLSRAKLQVIAHADPSAYEKQLALASGFRRRLIVTDSVFSMDGDYAPLTALAALAEQYDALLLIDEAHATGVNGQHGTGLQEQLGVHSPRIISVGTLSKAAGLQGGFVTGSQTLIDWLWNSARTQMFSTALSIPVCAAAIAALDIIEAEPQRREWLAQASRHVITQLRSQGWQVPDSAQGPIIPIIIGDEAETMRLAGELERHGLLIAAIRPPTVPKGTSRLRISLSHAHGEEAIETLIAGLRSVHRPHPS from the coding sequence ATGATCGACGATTCGAACTCCGCGTGGATCTCGGAACTGGCCACTGAGCTGGCTGGCCTGGATGAGCAAGGGCGTCGCCGGGTTCGTCGTGAAGTGTTGCCGCTGCCGGGCGGCCGTTGTTCCATCCACGGTAAAACGCTCTGGAACTTCGCGGCGAACGATTATCTCGGCATCGCCGATGATCCCCGTCTGCGCGACGCCGCCATCGCAGCCATTCAAACGGCCGGCCTCGGCGCGCGCGCCAGTGCGCTCGTGACTGGCCGTACCCCCTGGCACGCACAACTCGAAGAGCGGCTCGCGCGTTTCAAGCGCGCTGAAGCTGCAATCCTTTTTCCCACTGGTTATGCGGCAAACGTCGGGACGATTGCCGCACTGGTCGGCAGCGACGATGTCGTCCTCTGCGACCGTTTAAACCATGCCAGTCTCATCGACGGCTGCCGGCTCTCGCGTGCGAAATTGCAGGTGATTGCCCATGCCGACCCGAGCGCCTATGAAAAACAACTGGCTCTCGCCAGCGGTTTCCGGCGCCGTTTGATCGTGACCGATTCCGTCTTCAGTATGGACGGGGACTATGCTCCGCTGACAGCACTCGCCGCGCTGGCCGAACAGTACGACGCACTCTTGCTGATCGACGAAGCCCATGCCACCGGCGTCAACGGTCAGCATGGAACCGGACTCCAGGAACAGCTTGGTGTTCATTCTCCCCGAATCATCTCGGTCGGCACGTTGAGCAAGGCGGCCGGCCTGCAGGGAGGCTTCGTCACCGGCAGCCAGACGCTGATCGACTGGCTCTGGAACTCCGCCAGAACGCAAATGTTCTCGACCGCGCTCAGTATTCCGGTCTGCGCCGCCGCCATCGCCGCGCTCGACATCATCGAAGCGGAACCGCAGCGGCGCGAATGGCTTGCGCAGGCGTCGCGACACGTTATCACGCAACTCCGCTCTCAAGGCTGGCAGGTTCCTGACTCTGCTCAAGGACCGATCATCCCGATCATCATCGGCGACGAAGCAGAAACGATGCGCCTGGCCGGAGAACTGGAACGCCACGGCCTGCTGATCGCCGCCATCCGACCGCCGACAGTGCCCAAGGGCACTTCGCGACTTCGGATCTCATTGAGCCATGCCCACGGAGAGGAGGCAATCGAAACTTTGATTGCTGGACTGCGGTCAGTTCACCGACCTCACCCAAGCTGA
- a CDS encoding NAD(+)/NADH kinase — protein MSKPPLRLVLIARDRHARIQATLHELQESLQSQPGIEVTDLLTDDSDTRDVAHADIAVVLGGDGAILRACRRFGAAQIPILGVNLGRLGFLADLSPEAFKEQIPELEARQYAIVSHLMFECIHRHPDGSEESYLGLNEVAILSGASLQLIDIQLAIDGEPVTTFSGDGLIISTPVGSTAHNLSAGGPILRQDLKAFVITPICPHTLTIRPIVDRATVEYQLTADEASPGVMLVVDGQIKVPFTAGDQVIVRAAPVTFQLVRLKGHSFYGTLHRKLGWHGQPRYQRARREEEDQSP, from the coding sequence ATGTCCAAGCCTCCCTTGCGTCTGGTGCTGATCGCCCGCGACCGACATGCCCGCATTCAGGCGACGCTCCACGAACTACAGGAGAGCCTGCAAAGCCAGCCAGGCATCGAAGTCACCGATCTGCTGACCGACGATTCCGACACCCGTGACGTGGCACATGCTGATATCGCCGTGGTGCTGGGAGGAGACGGAGCCATCCTCAGGGCGTGCCGCCGCTTTGGCGCTGCCCAGATTCCGATTCTCGGCGTGAACCTCGGCCGGCTCGGGTTTCTGGCCGATCTCTCACCCGAGGCGTTCAAGGAACAGATTCCCGAACTCGAGGCCAGACAGTACGCCATCGTCTCGCATCTGATGTTCGAATGCATTCACCGACATCCCGACGGTTCCGAGGAGTCATACCTGGGTCTGAATGAGGTCGCAATTCTTTCCGGCGCTTCGCTGCAGTTGATTGATATTCAACTGGCCATCGACGGCGAACCGGTCACCACCTTCAGCGGCGACGGGTTGATCATCAGCACGCCGGTCGGTTCGACCGCGCATAACCTGTCGGCCGGCGGGCCGATTCTGCGGCAGGATCTCAAAGCGTTTGTCATCACTCCCATCTGCCCCCACACATTGACGATTCGACCCATCGTCGATCGCGCGACGGTCGAATACCAGCTCACCGCCGACGAAGCTTCGCCAGGCGTGATGCTGGTGGTCGATGGTCAGATCAAAGTGCCGTTCACGGCTGGAGATCAGGTCATCGTCCGCGCCGCGCCGGTGACGTTCCAACTGGTGCGGCTCAAGGGACACAGCTTCTACGGCACCCTGCATCGCAAACTCGGCTGGCACGGGCAGCCCCGCTACCAACGAGCCCGACGCGAAGAAGAAGATCAGTCGCCGTAA
- a CDS encoding M24 family metallopeptidase produces the protein MLTQEGCLARRQRLWEMVPDHIDWLLISDPRHVQYLSNFWVQPLCFSSGERALLLLERDGPATLMADNFTFRSAVHEPYINRTSLVTWYDHKHSVSNRDHALFKALSDVASHLQGRSGLLEAEWLPTGAAALLNPELYEFSSHQEPGAFPFVDLGSILRLLRRRKDPDEIALMKQCMVAGNAGQARLFEIAEEGITEFAIYREVQKAALEAAGRPALIYGDFRACHAADPKTGGLPADEGRKLQKGDLFILDYSVMLDGYRSDFTNTVSIGKPSSQVEELFALCQSAMKYGEAKIRAGVSAADVYHAVAKPFVDAGKPEVFPHHAGHGIGLAHPEPPILVPLSSDTLEAGNVITLEPGAYVDGVGGMRIEHNYLVTTEGFDRLSKHEIRLN, from the coding sequence ATGCTCACTCAAGAAGGTTGTCTTGCCCGTCGCCAGCGTCTCTGGGAGATGGTGCCTGACCACATCGACTGGCTGCTGATTTCCGACCCTCGCCATGTGCAGTACCTGTCCAACTTCTGGGTGCAGCCCCTCTGCTTCTCCAGCGGCGAACGCGCGCTGCTGCTGCTCGAACGGGACGGCCCGGCCACACTGATGGCCGACAACTTCACGTTCCGCTCCGCGGTCCATGAGCCGTACATCAACCGCACATCGCTCGTCACCTGGTATGACCACAAGCACTCCGTCTCGAATCGCGATCACGCCCTCTTCAAAGCGCTCAGCGACGTCGCCTCGCACCTGCAGGGCCGCAGCGGGCTGCTCGAAGCAGAATGGCTGCCGACCGGCGCCGCCGCACTGCTGAACCCCGAACTCTATGAGTTCTCCTCACATCAGGAGCCGGGCGCCTTTCCGTTTGTCGATCTCGGTTCGATCCTGCGGTTGCTCCGCCGCCGCAAAGATCCCGACGAAATCGCCCTGATGAAGCAATGCATGGTCGCCGGCAACGCCGGTCAGGCCCGGCTGTTCGAGATCGCCGAAGAAGGGATCACCGAGTTCGCCATCTATCGCGAAGTGCAGAAAGCCGCACTCGAAGCCGCTGGTCGACCAGCCCTCATCTATGGCGACTTCCGCGCCTGCCATGCCGCTGATCCCAAAACCGGCGGCCTCCCTGCCGACGAAGGCCGCAAACTGCAAAAAGGAGATCTCTTCATTCTCGATTACTCCGTCATGCTCGACGGCTACCGCAGCGACTTCACCAACACCGTCTCCATCGGCAAGCCTTCTTCACAGGTGGAAGAGCTGTTCGCTCTCTGCCAGTCGGCCATGAAGTACGGTGAAGCCAAGATCCGAGCCGGCGTCAGTGCGGCGGACGTCTATCACGCCGTCGCCAAGCCGTTCGTCGATGCCGGCAAGCCGGAAGTGTTCCCCCACCATGCCGGCCACGGGATCGGCCTCGCTCATCCCGAACCGCCGATTCTGGTCCCCCTCAGCTCCGACACGCTCGAAGCCGGCAACGTCATCACGCTCGAACCGGGCGCCTACGTCGACGGCGTCGGAGGCATGCGGATCGAACACAACTACCTCGTCACCACCGAAGGCTTCGACCGCCTGAGCAAACACGAAATCCGACTGAATTAA
- a CDS encoding RNA polymerase sigma factor, with amino-acid sequence MVTGVVASSAYLRDPDVQLMLRVRADDQTAFTQLVGKYQDRLVGIFTSMFRDTALAEDLAQEVFLRVYRARNGYEPTAKFSTWLFQIANNLASNSRRTKGRKKEVQFAQNTSGSQPMVAGEQLLPDKSALMPTRQVDTEELRERVLSAMETLNERQRMAVLLHKFEGMSYADIGAVMELTPQAVKSLLSRARDQLRVVLEGYVT; translated from the coding sequence GTGGTTACGGGAGTCGTCGCGTCGTCCGCCTATTTGCGCGACCCGGATGTGCAGTTGATGCTGCGCGTGCGGGCTGACGATCAGACTGCGTTCACACAGTTGGTCGGCAAGTATCAGGACCGTCTCGTCGGCATCTTCACCAGCATGTTTCGGGACACCGCTCTGGCCGAGGATTTGGCACAGGAAGTGTTTCTGCGGGTGTATCGTGCCCGTAACGGATACGAACCAACCGCCAAGTTTTCGACGTGGCTGTTTCAGATTGCAAACAATCTGGCCAGCAACTCGCGGCGCACGAAAGGCCGCAAGAAAGAAGTTCAATTTGCCCAGAATACGTCGGGCTCGCAGCCGATGGTGGCAGGCGAACAGTTGCTGCCGGACAAATCGGCGCTGATGCCCACCCGACAGGTCGATACGGAAGAACTGCGGGAACGAGTGTTGTCGGCGATGGAGACATTGAATGAACGGCAACGCATGGCGGTGTTGCTGCACAAGTTCGAAGGAATGAGTTACGCGGACATCGGGGCAGTGATGGAACTCACCCCGCAGGCGGTGAAATCGCTGCTGTCGCGTGCGCGGGATCAATTACGAGTCGTTCTTGAAGGTTATGTGACGTAA
- a CDS encoding hydantoinase B/oxoprolinase family protein, translating into MNRWQFWIDVGGTFTDCVAQTPDGGLVEWKTLSSGAVKGRVDELVSGKALLDPLRAGVAENFWSGWTLTLRATGNEKSWSSRVVASQEDGRLTLSDGLPADALGAAYELRCDEDAPLICVRRLLNLRLDEPLPDVDIRMGTTRGTNALLERKGAATALLITKGFADLLLIGNQDRPDLFALNIRKFKPLTSLVVEVDERLGADGSVLQALDAEAARRELQSLKKKGIESIAICLLHAYRNPAHELLLEELATEAGFSHVSRSSQVAPVIKIVPRAETTVLDAYLNPVLRSYVDRIRARLGSKSTLKLMGSQGGLVAGEEFSGKDSILSGPAGGVIAYAEIAQQAGFGKAIGFDMGGTSTDVSRFDGRYDLESETVKAGLRIATPVLAIETVAAGGGSVCAFDGVQLKVGPESAGADPGPACYGRGGPLTITDANLWLGRVLPEHFPFPLDQAAVGERLEAIRQSLPDAAYSVEQLAQGFVDIANETMARAVRAISVRKGYDPAAHLLVCFGGAGGQHACALARMLGMKSILIHPYAGLLSAYGMGLADVRRRAEQSVLQPYSPETISSLATDFDALTARLTAEVQAEGISASEIAKPTRSLGLRYRGVEATILVTEPVDGDYRRAYEQRHKQLYGYVQAERPLEIVSLAVEVVGRLPRARPPQLAAATAPLQPRSQRQAWFNGQPVQAGVYFREDLRGGHELSGPAIICDTGSTIWVEPGFHVEVRETGELLLTRREAIEAGESYTDIELNDNSAPHPRPLSPEYRGEGSLASSEVADPVTLEIFNNQFASIAEQMGVTLRKTSISTNVKERLDYSCALFDGEGGLVVNAPHIPVHLGAMGETVRCVLRDNPQLAPGDVILTNDPYAGGSHLPDLTVVTPVHDQQTGELLFLTASRAHHAEIGGITPGSMPPFSRTLGDEGVLIRNFKIVDQGESKMEAFRDLLSSGPWPSRNPDDNLADVSAQVAANRLGADLLLDLVRQSSRVRVQQYMRFIQQAAETKMRRALQALPDGRYERTDFLDDGSPIAVAITIENDTAVIDFTETGPVLATNLNANRAIVTAAVMYVFRCLIEDSIPLNSGVLKPLTIVLPECLLNPPASEERSACAAMVGGNVETSQRVVDVLLGALGVAAASQGTMNNLTFGDKKFGYYETICGGAGATLSTAGADAVHTHMTNTRLTDAEVFETRYPVRIEEFSIRRGSGGQGHHRGGDGIRRVFLFEKPLSVSLLTQRRGPYAPFGLEGGEPGALGRNLLLRNGALDVEQLPGAAQLQVEPGDRLIIETPGGGGFGAADSGLLS; encoded by the coding sequence GTGAATCGCTGGCAGTTCTGGATCGATGTGGGTGGGACGTTCACCGATTGCGTGGCGCAGACTCCGGATGGGGGGCTGGTGGAATGGAAGACGCTCAGTTCCGGAGCGGTGAAAGGGCGAGTTGACGAACTTGTATCGGGCAAGGCGTTGCTTGACCCACTGCGAGCCGGCGTGGCAGAAAACTTCTGGTCCGGCTGGACGTTGACGCTGAGAGCGACGGGGAATGAGAAATCGTGGTCGAGCCGGGTGGTCGCGTCGCAAGAGGATGGTCGTCTCACGCTCAGCGATGGCTTGCCAGCGGATGCCTTGGGAGCCGCCTACGAACTTCGTTGCGATGAGGATGCGCCGCTGATCTGTGTGCGGCGGCTGTTGAATCTGCGGCTGGATGAACCGTTGCCGGATGTGGATATTCGGATGGGCACCACACGGGGGACGAACGCGTTGCTGGAACGCAAAGGGGCAGCGACGGCGCTGTTGATCACGAAGGGTTTTGCTGACCTGTTGCTGATCGGCAATCAGGATCGGCCTGACTTGTTCGCACTGAATATCCGCAAGTTCAAACCGTTGACCTCGCTGGTCGTGGAAGTGGATGAACGTCTCGGGGCGGACGGCAGCGTATTACAGGCACTCGATGCGGAAGCCGCGCGGCGCGAACTGCAGTCGCTGAAGAAGAAGGGGATCGAATCGATCGCGATTTGCCTGCTGCATGCCTATCGCAATCCGGCACATGAACTCCTGCTGGAAGAACTGGCTACTGAGGCGGGCTTCTCGCATGTGAGTCGTTCGAGTCAGGTCGCGCCCGTTATCAAGATCGTACCCCGCGCCGAGACGACGGTGCTGGATGCGTATTTGAATCCTGTCCTGAGAAGTTACGTCGACAGAATTCGCGCGAGACTCGGTTCCAAGAGCACGCTGAAGCTGATGGGATCGCAAGGGGGGCTGGTCGCCGGAGAGGAGTTCTCGGGGAAGGACAGCATTCTGTCTGGTCCGGCCGGCGGGGTGATTGCGTATGCGGAGATCGCACAGCAGGCAGGATTCGGCAAGGCGATCGGCTTCGACATGGGGGGGACTAGCACCGACGTATCGCGGTTCGACGGCCGTTACGATCTCGAATCAGAAACCGTGAAGGCTGGGCTGCGGATCGCCACTCCGGTGTTGGCAATTGAAACGGTGGCAGCCGGCGGGGGGAGCGTGTGTGCGTTTGACGGCGTGCAACTCAAGGTCGGCCCGGAGAGTGCGGGTGCCGACCCGGGGCCTGCCTGTTACGGCCGCGGCGGCCCGTTGACGATCACGGATGCGAACCTGTGGCTGGGCCGCGTGCTGCCGGAGCATTTCCCGTTTCCTCTGGATCAGGCAGCGGTGGGCGAACGGCTGGAAGCGATTCGTCAGTCGCTTCCCGATGCGGCGTATTCTGTAGAGCAGTTAGCTCAGGGTTTTGTCGACATCGCGAACGAGACGATGGCCCGGGCGGTGCGTGCCATTTCCGTGCGGAAAGGATACGACCCGGCGGCGCATCTGCTGGTCTGTTTTGGCGGAGCAGGGGGGCAGCATGCGTGTGCGCTGGCACGCATGCTGGGGATGAAGTCGATTCTGATTCATCCCTATGCCGGGTTGTTGAGCGCCTACGGGATGGGTCTGGCCGATGTGAGGCGCCGCGCGGAGCAGTCGGTGTTGCAACCGTATTCACCCGAAACGATTTCTAGCCTGGCGACGGACTTCGATGCTCTCACCGCGCGGCTGACGGCGGAAGTTCAGGCTGAGGGGATTTCGGCCTCGGAGATTGCAAAGCCGACCCGGTCGCTTGGACTGCGATATCGCGGAGTGGAGGCGACGATTCTCGTCACCGAACCGGTCGATGGTGATTATCGCCGCGCGTACGAGCAGCGGCACAAACAACTGTATGGGTACGTTCAAGCGGAGAGACCGCTGGAGATTGTTTCGCTGGCAGTGGAAGTGGTGGGGCGGCTGCCGCGGGCCAGGCCGCCGCAACTTGCCGCAGCAACAGCGCCGCTGCAACCGCGATCACAGCGACAGGCGTGGTTCAACGGACAGCCTGTGCAGGCGGGAGTTTATTTCCGCGAAGACCTGCGCGGCGGGCACGAACTGAGCGGACCGGCGATCATCTGCGACACCGGGTCGACGATCTGGGTTGAACCTGGTTTCCATGTCGAGGTCCGGGAGACCGGGGAACTGTTGCTGACGCGGCGTGAGGCGATTGAAGCGGGAGAATCGTATACGGACATCGAGCTGAACGACAATTCGGCCCCTCACCCCCGGCCCCTCTCCCCCGAGTACAGGGGCGAGGGGAGTTTGGCATCTTCTGAGGTCGCTGATCCGGTCACGCTGGAGATTTTCAACAATCAGTTTGCCTCAATCGCCGAACAAATGGGGGTGACGCTGCGGAAAACGTCGATCTCCACCAACGTCAAGGAACGGCTCGACTACTCGTGCGCTCTGTTCGATGGCGAAGGGGGACTGGTGGTCAACGCCCCGCATATTCCGGTGCATCTAGGGGCGATGGGAGAAACGGTGCGCTGCGTCCTGCGCGACAATCCGCAGCTCGCGCCAGGCGATGTGATCCTCACAAATGATCCTTACGCCGGCGGCTCGCATCTGCCGGATCTGACCGTGGTCACTCCAGTCCATGACCAGCAGACGGGCGAACTGCTGTTCCTCACGGCGAGTCGCGCTCACCATGCGGAGATCGGCGGCATTACGCCGGGCAGCATGCCGCCGTTTTCCCGCACGCTGGGCGATGAAGGGGTGTTGATCCGCAATTTCAAAATCGTGGATCAGGGAGAATCGAAAATGGAAGCGTTTCGCGACTTGCTGTCGTCCGGACCCTGGCCGAGTCGCAACCCGGACGACAATCTGGCCGATGTATCGGCTCAAGTGGCAGCGAACAGGCTGGGAGCGGACCTGCTGCTGGATCTCGTCCGGCAATCGTCGCGAGTACGCGTGCAGCAATACATGCGGTTTATTCAACAGGCTGCGGAAACCAAGATGCGGCGTGCGCTGCAGGCATTGCCGGATGGGCGTTATGAACGAACCGACTTTCTGGATGACGGTTCGCCAATTGCGGTGGCGATCACGATCGAGAACGATACCGCTGTGATCGATTTCACCGAAACGGGACCGGTTCTGGCGACGAATCTGAATGCGAATCGAGCGATTGTGACCGCGGCGGTGATGTATGTCTTTCGCTGTTTGATTGAAGATTCGATTCCTCTCAACAGCGGAGTGCTCAAACCGCTGACCATCGTGTTGCCGGAATGTTTGTTGAACCCGCCGGCCAGCGAAGAGCGGAGCGCCTGCGCGGCGATGGTGGGGGGGAATGTTGAAACTTCGCAACGGGTGGTGGACGTGCTGCTGGGTGCTCTCGGCGTTGCGGCGGCCAGTCAGGGGACGATGAACAACCTGACGTTCGGAGATAAGAAGTTCGGCTACTACGAAACGATCTGCGGAGGAGCGGGAGCCACGCTGTCGACGGCCGGCGCGGATGCGGTTCATACGCACATGACGAATACGCGGTTGACCGATGCCGAGGTGTTCGAAACTCGATACCCGGTGCGGATTGAAGAGTTCTCGATTCGTCGCGGGTCGGGCGGGCAAGGGCATCATCGCGGGGGGGACGGAATTCGTCGGGTGTTTCTGTTTGAGAAACCGCTCTCGGTCTCGCTGCTGACGCAACGCCGCGGGCCTTATGCTCCGTTCGGACTCGAAGGGGGCGAACCGGGCGCACTGGGCCGCAATCTTCTCCTTCGCAACGGCGCTTTGGATGTCGAGCAACTTCCAGGTGCGGCGCAGTTACAGGTTGAGCCTGGTGATCGATTGATCATCGAGACGCCCGGTGGAGGGGGCTTTGGCGCAGCGGACAGCGGGTTATTGAGCTGA
- a CDS encoding anti-sigma factor family protein gives MAKLTRLSTEDRENLAAYLDGELDENGTRRIESILTSSEVARNDVDLLARTYEMLDLLPRPKAPNDFTEKTLATAKLEGYRKPLSQQPWFRWAQRGAVLGGWSLAILVAGAFGYALTNRWIPTQDDLLLQQLPLMEKLDSYVEADSIEFLHELAGQKQLLNEIQRSASP, from the coding sequence ATGGCAAAACTGACACGACTGAGTACCGAAGATCGCGAGAATCTCGCCGCCTATCTGGACGGCGAGCTGGACGAGAACGGTACGCGCCGGATCGAGTCAATTTTGACCAGCAGCGAAGTCGCCAGAAACGACGTCGACCTGCTCGCTCGTACTTATGAGATGCTGGATCTGCTGCCTCGCCCCAAGGCGCCGAACGATTTCACCGAGAAGACGCTGGCGACGGCGAAGCTGGAAGGTTACCGCAAGCCGCTGTCACAGCAGCCCTGGTTTCGCTGGGCGCAGCGAGGAGCCGTGCTGGGCGGGTGGTCGCTGGCAATTCTTGTGGCCGGAGCGTTCGGCTATGCCCTGACGAATCGCTGGATTCCCACGCAGGATGATCTGTTGCTGCAGCAATTACCGTTGATGGAGAAGCTCGACAGTTACGTCGAAGCGGACAGCATTGAGTTTCTCCATGAATTGGCAGGTCAGAAGCAACTGCTCAATGAAATCCAGCGGAGTGCCAGCCCATGA
- a CDS encoding ABC transporter ATP-binding protein, with product MTDPAHDLNVTKLSKSFATAGGTLEILREVELSLKSGDAAAITGPSGSGKSTLLYIIGLLDVPTSGDVTLDGERPHQLSAAQQARYRSRNIGFIFQDHHLLPQCTVLENVLLPTLALAQTNREAEVRAVELLRRVGLSERLHHRPAQLSGGERQRVAVCRALINQPALLLADEPTGNLDRQTAETVGTLLLEIAKEQQAILICVTHSQELAARFPRRLELLDGRLVES from the coding sequence ATGACCGATCCTGCTCACGATTTGAACGTCACCAAGCTCTCGAAGTCGTTTGCGACGGCAGGCGGAACGCTGGAGATTCTGCGCGAAGTTGAGCTGTCGCTGAAGTCGGGTGATGCCGCGGCCATTACCGGACCCTCAGGTTCGGGGAAGAGTACGCTGCTTTACATTATTGGCCTGCTGGATGTCCCGACGAGCGGCGATGTGACGCTCGATGGCGAGCGACCGCATCAACTCAGTGCGGCTCAACAGGCGCGATATCGCAGCCGCAATATCGGCTTCATCTTCCAGGACCATCATCTGCTGCCGCAGTGTACAGTGCTGGAAAACGTACTCTTGCCGACGTTGGCACTGGCCCAAACGAACCGCGAAGCAGAAGTGCGGGCCGTTGAACTGCTCAGACGAGTGGGTCTGAGCGAGCGCCTGCATCATCGGCCTGCCCAGCTTTCCGGCGGAGAGCGACAACGCGTCGCCGTCTGCCGGGCACTCATCAACCAGCCTGCGCTGCTGCTGGCGGACGAGCCGACAGGGAACCTCGATCGGCAAACGGCCGAGACGGTCGGCACGCTACTGCTGGAGATTGCGAAAGAGCAACAGGCGATTCTGATCTGCGTGACGCACAGTCAGGAACTGGCAGCGCGGTTCCCCAGGAGGTTGGAATTGCTGGACGGGCGGCTCGTTGAGAGTTGA